One region of Deltaproteobacteria bacterium genomic DNA includes:
- a CDS encoding type IV pilus twitching motility protein PilT, producing MLRQMIELKASDLHLSSHTVPLLRKDGSMKPLADQPLSDAELRSLLMEIIPERCQKEFDETADADFAHAIEGLARFRANYFVDRKGIGAVFRQIPFQILTPEQLGIPPKVLDLCWLSKGLVLVTGPTGSGKSTTLAALIDFINRNRSDHIITIEDPIEFVHENKKCLVNQREVGTHTRTFKSALRAALREDPDIVLVGELRDLETIAIAVETAETGHLVFGTLHTTTAPSTVDRLIDQFPADQQAQIRVMLAESLRGVVAQMLCKKIGGGRAAAYEILISTPAVANLIREGKTTQLWSVLQTGKNLGMQTMNDDFLQLVKNGKVEPLEAYMKSNDKPRLKDAFDKAGIKLPPEALQGTNP from the coding sequence ATGCTGCGCCAGATGATCGAGCTCAAGGCGAGCGACCTGCACCTCTCGTCGCACACGGTGCCCCTCCTCCGCAAGGACGGCAGCATGAAGCCGCTCGCGGACCAGCCGCTGAGCGATGCCGAGCTGCGCAGCTTGCTGATGGAGATCATCCCCGAGCGCTGTCAGAAGGAGTTCGACGAGACGGCGGACGCGGACTTCGCGCACGCCATCGAGGGGCTCGCGCGCTTTCGCGCCAACTACTTCGTGGATCGCAAGGGGATCGGCGCCGTGTTCCGGCAGATCCCGTTCCAGATCCTGACCCCGGAGCAGCTCGGGATTCCGCCCAAGGTGCTGGACCTCTGCTGGCTGTCGAAGGGGCTCGTGCTCGTCACGGGTCCGACGGGGAGCGGGAAGTCCACGACCCTCGCGGCGCTCATCGACTTCATCAACCGCAACCGCTCGGACCACATCATCACGATCGAAGACCCGATCGAGTTCGTGCACGAGAACAAGAAGTGCCTGGTGAACCAGCGCGAGGTGGGGACGCACACGCGGACCTTCAAGAGCGCGCTGCGGGCGGCGCTCCGCGAGGACCCGGACATCGTGCTGGTGGGCGAGCTCCGGGACCTCGAGACGATCGCCATCGCGGTCGAGACGGCGGAGACCGGACACCTCGTCTTCGGCACGCTGCACACCACCACCGCGCCGAGTACGGTGGACCGTCTGATCGATCAGTTCCCGGCCGACCAGCAGGCGCAGATCCGGGTCATGCTCGCCGAGTCCCTCCGCGGCGTGGTCGCGCAGATGCTCTGCAAGAAGATCGGTGGCGGTCGGGCGGCGGCCTACGAGATCCTGATCAGCACCCCGGCCGTGGCGAACCTGATTCGCGAGGGGAAGACCACGCAGCTCTGGAGCGTGCTGCAGACGGGCAAGAACCTCGGCATGCAGACCATGAACGACGACTTCCTGCAGCTCGTGAAGAACGGCAAGGTGGAGCCGCTCGAGGCCTACATGAAGTCGAACGACAAGCCGCGGCTGAAGGATGCCTTCGACAAGGCGGGGATCAAGCTGCCCCCCGAGGCCTTGCAGGGCACGAACCCC